CATCATTTGGCTTCTGCACAAAATTAACCAATCGCAAACAGgttggagaacaatgaggaacacAAAAAAGTAGGACAGTGTAAACCACTGCTACTGGAAAttatgtaagacaggaatgctggtagaaaactgttaaatgtgcataatgtatttattttaccgatcaatgcagctgattatttctaacagacagctgcacaataaaactatcaatcttcatttattcaaacatgatattgtattgaagtgcatgtaggtctgacattgtctcataatgaaggaaatcactttaatttgaaccaaatcaaagtgaagctAGTGTCACTGATTGAATATTTATCTGCAATAAATTCTAATAAactaatcagttttcttatttgtgttctatcagctacACTATCAGCAGTTTAAACAgaccaaacatttaaaaaaaaaaaaaaaaaaaaacatatttatgtgatttctgcatcaccaactcaATATATGTTGGGTTCACATggctttgaattttagttgaatatcCCTGtgctatactatatatgtacaatacaccgcAGATGTCCACCCATGTTCCACCAGgacagttatttctgttgcacagtgcgctcacttccacttttggTTCTGTAACGTGCATGTCAAGCGGAATCCGATTACTCGATTAATCACCAGAATAATCTATGGAATAgtcaattactaaaataatcgatagctgcagctcTAGATGTAATGAAGATGTCTTTACTTACATTTTGTTGTAGTGTAGTCATGAAATCtgtacttttttcttctgttgttcCTGCATTCTTTGTTGCTTAACTTACTTTGCCTTTTGTTTCCCTCCCTAGTGTTGagtgaaagagcagcacaccaGTAACGTTAAGAGGGCCTTTTAGAAAATCAAGGCACCGGCATCATGGAGTGTGCAGTGGACATTCCCTCAGGTAAGTTATGGATAGAACATAAATACAcctatattatttaaattgttgCACATTGTCTTGCATTTCCTGTTGTCTAAGGTTTAAACCTTTATATCAAACAGTTCATGTCTGTGTAGAATACAAATCTATTGTCCAGAAGCTATTAACAACCCGTGAAAAATGCATTGAAGTGACAtggcctttttgttttttgtaaactcTCCAACTGTTTGTGATTTGCATAAAACTCCATCTTCACAGTTGGAAGGAGTAAACTGCACAGGCCATGCTCATCATTATAAAGAAAATCACTCTAATACAGCACAGTACAGATGCTAGTGGTATGGCTAGTTATAAATATTCCACCTTTCTCAAATAGCAAGCATTATATTGAACAGGATAGGTGAAAAGCTAACTAATGTCTCTGCAGTATCACTCTAGTAGTTTTCACCACATTGCACAGTAAAATTATTCTTATTATCAATGCAAGCCTTCAGATGAAGCAACATTAGTGCTGCAGTAAGTCCTAACAGTTTGCTCTAGGTTTTGTTATGGATTTGCTAAAGACTTGGAAACACTTTGTTCCCTTAGCAGGTGAGGATGATGCACCTGAAAAAGACGACGTGAATGCCAAGGAAGGGACTGACCCACcccacaagaaaaacaagaagcacAGAAAGCACAagagcaagaagaagaaaagaaagaagaagggCGAGAAGGAGAGCAGTTCAGAATCTGGTGCCGAATCTGATGTGGAGCCTCCACCTCCTCAGAGACCTTTCAGGACCACCAGAGCCAGGTCAGAAAAACTTGAAATACCAAGTCTTTATGAAGTTCTTGGACTTGATAAATGCATGCATTCCAAATTGTACATTTCTTCATATTCTAATAAATTTGATTTAACTGACAAAACATTACACTTAACAGTAATTATTCAAGCTGCTGCCACAGGTTTTGAACATTGCTCATGAATACAAAATACATCTTTGCATTCTTATCCAAAAAAAGCAGTTTGGTGCAATATGATTgctagtctgtttttttttttttttttttttttttttttttaaaaagcatatcTGAAGTACCTTAAGCTGAGCAGACACTACAGATTCTGAAGATTCTAGCCCCAACTTATTTTAGTAGAATTGCAAGTAATactgcttttctcattttggtaCACAGAGGACAAAGTCATCTCATGTCAATAAGATTTACTGTAACTGTTGCTAGACTTCATTGTCTTTTTACATGCTTACAGTCAGTGTGAGCTGATTGGCTGGTTGACTGATCTGTACAGTgtgagcttaaaaaaaaaacaggttcttTCTGTGCAGTAAGGCTGACTAAAGAgtgtgttttagttatttttaaaatgcttgctTTAGTCATTGTTATTTACCCAATGTACCACATCAGTAAAATTGTACAGTGTCTGTGCAGTTTAGCACATATTGACAGGATTccccacttgttttttgttgtattggaatttaatgttttgtacttTGACAGGGAAATGCTAACCAAGTTATCCTTATGCTTTTAGTGCCAGactggcagcagctgcaggagctgGAGATCATGCTGGGCTGAAGGATGAGGGCAAAAGGGATACAACTGCAGGTAAAAGACGGTCAAAACCataatttgtatgttttttgaagcaatgaacactttttttaaaTCGTGGCCTCTTCTTTCAGATCGTGTGGACACAGAGGGTGAttcaaaatccaaaaaacacaaaagacacgctgccaaaaagaagaaaaagaagaggaagaaagatgaaaagcaggaaaagaaaTCCCCATCTCGGTCCCCATCTGAAAGCAGTTCAGCATCAGGTTCTGAGTCTGAAGGTGAAGGAGGTAAAGCGGCCGGTGATGGTAAATACtctccagctgcagcttctgaCCTCCAAGAACCGGTATCCAGACTGACTCCGAAAAGCAAACGAGGGGAAGAGAAAGTAGCTCCCAGTCTCTCACAGAAACCTGGATTGCTTGAAGTAAAGAAGGAGGAGATGACAGATATGGACGTGTCTTCCACTGGAGGGAAGGGTAGTCATGCCACTGAATCAGAAAAAGATACGAGATCACCATCTGCAGGCCAGGATGAGataacacagacagaaacagttAAGGTTAAAACAGAAGGCAGTCATGGAGATGGTACATTCAGTCATGCCCAGGAACTGCCAGACATCATCCCAAAACAGGAAGGTACTACTCCAAGAGATGACCCAGGCTTGAAAGATCAGACCAATGCAGTTCAGAGGGCAAAGGTCCAAGATTTATCCAGGTCTCCTTCACCTTCCAGGGGCTTAGACATCAAGAGAACTGAGTCAGGTCCTAGTCGGTCGCCATCACCTAATCTCAGCAGGCAGCAGTCTGGTGGTCAAACAACAACATTACCGAAAGAACGGCCAAGATCCCATTCCAGGTCACCCTCAAAGGGAAAGCAGTCTTCAACTCCTCTGAAGAGTCATCTGTCCCGTTCTCGGTCCCGCTCTCAATCCCCTAAATCTCAGAGGaagtctctctctccctcccacaAGTCTCCAAAGAGAGTTAATCGTCACTCCCGATCTACCTCTCGCTCCGTCACCCCTAAGAAGAAGGTGTCAAAATCTCCAAGAAAATCCAAGTCTCCTAAACGGCGGAGAGGTTCTTTGTCTGCTTCGCCAAAACGACGAAAGACTTCGCCCTCTCCTAAAAGAAAAGCGTCACGATCCCCTAAACGTGGTGGCCGCAGGTCCCCGTCTCTGTCTCGGTCTCCAAGAAGAAGTCGAAGGTCCCAGTCACGTCCCCGTGGAGGCACTAAGCGTTCCAGAACCCGCTCACCGAGACATGGTGGTGCAGTTGGTAGGCGTTCAAAGTCGCGTTCTGTCGCTAGAGCCCGCCGCTCTCGCTCTAGATCGAGACGCCCTGTCGGTCGCTCCAGATCTCGGTCATTAAGACGTGCAGGAGGCAGGCGCTCTAGGAGTCGATCCTTGTCTCGACGCAGGAGGTCACCACCCCCCAGATCTCGCCGCTCTCGCTCCCGGTCAGTCCGCAGGAGCAGGCGAACTCGGTCGCGTTCCGTTGTTGTGCTTAAGCGCAACCGTCGCTCTAGAACAAGGAGTCCCCGTAAGAGGACCAAATCCAGAACCCCTCCTTCCCGACGGAGATCTAAATCTCGATCGCCAGCCAGGAGACGCTCTCGTTCCCCTGCCAGGAGAAACCGTTCTCCCCCAAGGTCTGGCAAACGCTCAAAGTCCCGCTCATTGTCTCGCAGGCACCGATCAAAGTCACACTCACCACAGCCTGGCAAAAGGAGGTCCAAATCCCCAAGGAAGAGTGGACGAAGGTCTAAGTCCAAATCTGTTTCTGCCGGTGTGAACAGATCTAAGTCCAGGTCCAGGTCTGAATCAAGTGACAGGGGGTCTAATAGCTCATCCCCTGCCAGATCCTTGTCTTCCTCCCcagttaaacaaaaaatgtcctcCCCTAAGGCAGAGCAGGCAAGTGGTGGAAAGGCAGCAGGAGAAAATGAAGGAGTTTCAGCTCCAGCAGGTGAGACCTTTTCACTATTGCTTTTAGAAGCCTGTTATGATATGTCaaatgaatttaattaaattttcgTATTTGCACAGTTATCATGAGAATCCTAAGGCATATATTTTCTCTACTCATCGTTAGATTTCAATTACTCAAATCATTAAATGAAGTGTTTTGTTCctaaaatgtccatatttttatgCCATATTATTTAACATGCACTTTTCAGGTGCTTGGAAACCGGTACCCTCAGCAACTGCCTCCAGCTCCCAACCTGCAGCCTCTTCAGATAAGTTACAAGACCAGCTTGGTAATTGGACAAGCTGGTGTGGTACCCAAAAGGAGAATACTAGTTCATCTAATGAACAAGATGTTTCCAGGTCCAGGTCTGTTTCCCAAGAGCCTGGCACTGGCCCAGATGGGTCAGGTGGTTCAGAAGgctcagatgaagaagaggaatcTCCAGTTAAAATGGTGTCTAAAAGCCAGAGGAGCTCCTCACGTTCTGCATCTCCTGAAATAAAGAACAAACAGCTGTCCAAGCCAGGCTCACCTACAGATCGCAGGAAACTTTCACGTTCAACTTCATCACCTCGCCGTTCAGCATCCAAGTCTATATCTAGAAGAAAGCTGTCCAGGTTTGTTGTGTGGCCTTGTTTTTATGAACCTACCTTACATCATGAATTACAGTTTTTATGGGTCCCTTAAGAGTTTTAAATTACTTCAAGATCTAAAGGTTTTGGATGTTGAGGACCTCATGAAATGGGGACTTGAAAGCCATCTAATCCCTCTACCACATGTTCACATTATGCTGCAGTAGTAAATGTAACTAACAAGCTAAAAATAAGTACAGCCTTCATGAATGTTTGAACAGTCCTGCTGCTCAGTTTGTTCCATAAATGTTACAGCGAGTTCCTGGATATTGTACAATTATTGATCAGTTTTATCGTTTGCTTTTCTCAGGTCAAAGTCTCCAGTGAGAAAAAGAGAACCAGTCTCTCCATCAGAGAGGAAGAAGCGCCGGTCCAAATCTCGGAGTCCTGCCCGACGGCGGAGTTCACAGTCACGCTCTGCCGCACGACGTAAACATTCACGGTCCAAGTCGCGTACCAGAGTCCGCCGGTCCAAGTCTCGCTCTCCAGCCCGCAAGAGGCGATCTCGTTCACCAAATGCTCGAGGAAGGAGGAGGTCCAAGTCCACGGAGAGAAAAAAGCGATCCAAGAGTCGCTCCACAGGCCGAAGAAAAAGGTCCAGATCAGGAGACAGAAGCAGGAGATCTAGGTCCCGTTCCTCTGATCGTAGACGCAGGTCAAGGTCAAGGGGTCGAGGGAGGCGCCCGGTGTTTCGCAGCCGTTCCTTCGATAGACGGGACAGGTGGAAAAGGGAACCTAGTCACTCTCCAGTTCTCATCCTCCGTAAACAACGCCGCTCAGGGTCCCGGACACGACGCAGCACCAGCAAGACACCTCCACGGCTCACTGAACTGGGTAAAGCATTTAGACTGTAATCAGTGACAATCACATGTAAAACAGTTAACACTCATTATATTCTGATGTTATGTTTGTGAACATTCGTTCAACAATTTGGCATGCTTTGTTGTTcgatttttagtttattttacatTGCTCTTATGGTTAACCTTTCCttattttcctctctctgcctTGTTAcccccctctctgtctctctttcactgTCCTTTTCTCAGATAAGGACCAGTTGCTTGAGATAGCTAAGGCTAATGCTGCTGCAATGTGTGCTAAGGCGGGGGTTCCCATTCCTGAGAGTCTTCGGCCTAAAGCCATCCTGCAGCTCCCTTTGCCCACTCCATCTCCTGCCCCCATCTCCTTACCTTTACCTTTACCGCTTCCGATGGGCATGGGGATGCCCAACATGCCGAATATGCCCAACATGGGTCCAATGGGTATACCCAATATTCCTGGAATGCCCAGCATGTCAAACATCACCATGAGTGCCGCTATGGCGAGCATGACAGCAGCTACTATGACAGCTGCTTTGACCAATATGGGTGCCCTGGCGGCCATGCCTCCCCTTGCCCCACTTCCTACCATTACTAACAAGCCTCCCCCGTGCCTTGCCCCCCCACAACCATCTCTAAACCTGGACCACATTGAAGAAGCGAAGAGGAAGGTGACTCAGCAGGCTAACATACATACCATCAAGGAGCTTACTGAggtaaatgtcaaaacaaaaaagtgtttatttttgttgggGAGATTTGCTCCTCGGGCTCTGCACTTAAGCACATTAAGCTTTCATTTGAGGAGGTTTGCATCAATATTGAAAGAACTGCGTGTGAGATACAGCCCCTCTTAAAACAGTGCACTCCTTGCTAAGattcaaaagtaattggacacaTGGCTACTAAATGTTTCTTGGGTAATAGTGTGTCATTTCATTATTAGTTCTTACACAAAAGGACTCACATCTGGTTCATAGTTTACTGAGATGGAGGCAGAGCTGTCTGGCAATATGAGAAATGTCTTCCCCACaatgcaaatgcaaaaaaaaaaaaacaggatgaaaAAGCACAAAGACAGATATGAAACTTGCATGGTGTGCCAAAATCAGCTGTTGAGTTTATTCTAAAAACGTGTGTGCAGGAAAACTAGAAAACGGCAAAAGACCTGGTAAACTGAAGACCAGATTGTGGATGACAGGAAAATCATTTGAtagtgaaggaaaaaaaacatttcacgtCAGCACAGCAAGAAGCAGATAAGAGGACTTCATGAGCATAATCTCAGAGGATTTGCCACAAGATGTTACCCTGTTAGCCTCAAAACCCATAGAGTTCTGGAACAAAATTTTAGGACAGATGAGGTAGATTAGAACGACACCCATGCAAACATGATTTCAGAACATTGTGGCGATGGTTTGTCCGTTATTGCTTGCTGCTTACTTATGGCTTTACTTCTGACGACCATTTTCAAAGTAACACTAGATCACAGCTAGATatctttcatatatttttactAAATACTCTTAAAATTTGCAGTTGACCTTTTGAGATAAATACTCTTCAATACAACTGCTGGTGTCTTGTGACCAGTCACAACCTAAGATTCTGAACTCACATATTTACAGCCAGCTCAAACAACAAGTCTTTCTCTTGTGCACCAGAATCAAAGAACAGGTGAAGTATCCTTGAGACAGTCACCTGATCTGATTCTAAATGTGCTGCATTCCACTTGTTGAAGGCCAGAATAAAGGCAAAATGATCCTACAACAAGAACAAGCTGAAAGTGACTACAGTGATGGCCTGGGTGGGCGTCACCAGAGAATATAAACATTTGGTGATAGTTAGGGATCAGTGACCTCTATCACTTACTGCAAAGGATTTTTTATTGAATATAACTGTTGATTTTGTTTGAATTGATGTGTCTGTTACTTTTGAATCGCTAAACTTTGAAAACTATGTGTTTAAAGGGTTTATGCTCCTGCACAGTTCTTTATACGTTGagcctgaagaagaaaaaatgtgtcCCTGTGCAAACCCTTACAGTTTCGACTGTATTTGTGCATACAGTTCCTGTGTCCTTAAATAACTCGTGTTTCtccttgtgtttttgtagaagtGTAAGATGATCGCAAATAGCAAGGAGGAGATGGCCATCGCAAAACCCCATGTCTCCGATGATGAAAGCTAAAACCGTAAAGCCCTCACGGTAATATCACTAATCTgtgtcttttgtatttttatgttaagAACTTTATCAATTTCATTAGATTCTGTTGTAGGTATTGGGTTTTTAATTAGTGATATTCAAAAGCATTTGGCGTGCCATGTTGAAGCATTatgtttccagcagctgaatTACACctctgtatttacatttttaagcttaTTAAATTGATCTTCACCTTGTCTAGTCAATCACTGGTGCGATAGCAATATC
This DNA window, taken from Amphiprion ocellaris isolate individual 3 ecotype Okinawa chromosome 11, ASM2253959v1, whole genome shotgun sequence, encodes the following:
- the sona gene encoding serine/arginine repetitive matrix protein 2 isoform X2; the encoded protein is MECAVDIPSGEDDAPEKDDVNAKEGTDPPHKKNKKHRKHKSKKKKRKKKGEKESSSESGAESDVEPPPPQRPFRTTRASARLAAAAGAGDHAGLKDEGKRDTTADRVDTEGDSKSKKHKRHAAKKKKKKRKKDEKQEKKSPSRSPSESSSASGSESEGEGGKAAGDGKYSPAAASDLQEPVSRLTPKSKRGEEKVAPSLSQKPGLLEVKKEEMTDMDVSSTGGKGSHATESEKDTRSPSAGQDEITQTETVKVKTEGSHGDGTFSHAQELPDIIPKQEGTTPRDDPGLKDQTNAVQRAKVQDLSRSPSPSRGLDIKRTESGPSRSPSPNLSRQQSGGQTTTLPKERPRSHSRSPSKGKQSSTPLKSHLSRSRSRSQSPKSQRKSLSPSHKSPKRVNRHSRSTSRSVTPKKKVSKSPRKSKSPKRRRGSLSASPKRRKTSPSPKRKASRSPKRGGRRSPSLSRSPRRSRRSQSRPRGGTKRSRTRSPRHGGAVGRRSKSRSVARARRSRSRSRRPVGRSRSRSLRRAGGRRSRSRSLSRRRRSPPPRSRRSRSRSVRRSRRTRSRSVVVLKRNRRSRTRSPRKRTKSRTPPSRRRSKSRSPARRRSRSPARRNRSPPRSGKRSKSRSLSRRHRSKSHSPQPGKRRSKSPRKSGRRSKSKSVSAGVNRSKSRSRSESSDRGSNSSSPARSLSSSPVKQKMSSPKAEQASGGKAAGENEGVSAPAGAWKPVPSATASSSQPAASSDKLQDQLGNWTSWCGTQKENTSSSNEQDVSRSRSVSQEPGTGPDGSGGSEGSDEEEESPVKMVSKSQRSSSRSASPEIKNKQLSKPGSPTDRRKLSRSTSSPRRSASKSISRRKLSRSKSPVRKREPVSPSERKKRRSKSRSPARRRSSQSRSAARRKHSRSKSRTRVRRSKSRSPARKRRSRSPNARGRRRSKSTERKKRSKSRSTGRRKRSRSGDRSRRSRSRSSDRRRRSRSRGRGRRPVFRSRSFDRRDRWKREPSHSPVLILRKQRRSGSRTRRSTSKTPPRLTELDKDQLLEIAKANAAAMCAKAGVPIPESLRPKAILQLPLPTPSPAPISLPLPLPLPMGMGMPNMPNMPNMGPMGIPNIPGMPSMSNITMSAAMASMTAATMTAALTNMGALAAMPPLAPLPTITNKPPPCLAPPQPSLNLDHIEEAKRKVTQQANIHTIKELTEKCKMIANSKEEMAIAKPHVSDDES
- the sona gene encoding serine/arginine repetitive matrix protein 2 isoform X1, with protein sequence MECAVDIPSAGEDDAPEKDDVNAKEGTDPPHKKNKKHRKHKSKKKKRKKKGEKESSSESGAESDVEPPPPQRPFRTTRASARLAAAAGAGDHAGLKDEGKRDTTADRVDTEGDSKSKKHKRHAAKKKKKKRKKDEKQEKKSPSRSPSESSSASGSESEGEGGKAAGDGKYSPAAASDLQEPVSRLTPKSKRGEEKVAPSLSQKPGLLEVKKEEMTDMDVSSTGGKGSHATESEKDTRSPSAGQDEITQTETVKVKTEGSHGDGTFSHAQELPDIIPKQEGTTPRDDPGLKDQTNAVQRAKVQDLSRSPSPSRGLDIKRTESGPSRSPSPNLSRQQSGGQTTTLPKERPRSHSRSPSKGKQSSTPLKSHLSRSRSRSQSPKSQRKSLSPSHKSPKRVNRHSRSTSRSVTPKKKVSKSPRKSKSPKRRRGSLSASPKRRKTSPSPKRKASRSPKRGGRRSPSLSRSPRRSRRSQSRPRGGTKRSRTRSPRHGGAVGRRSKSRSVARARRSRSRSRRPVGRSRSRSLRRAGGRRSRSRSLSRRRRSPPPRSRRSRSRSVRRSRRTRSRSVVVLKRNRRSRTRSPRKRTKSRTPPSRRRSKSRSPARRRSRSPARRNRSPPRSGKRSKSRSLSRRHRSKSHSPQPGKRRSKSPRKSGRRSKSKSVSAGVNRSKSRSRSESSDRGSNSSSPARSLSSSPVKQKMSSPKAEQASGGKAAGENEGVSAPAGAWKPVPSATASSSQPAASSDKLQDQLGNWTSWCGTQKENTSSSNEQDVSRSRSVSQEPGTGPDGSGGSEGSDEEEESPVKMVSKSQRSSSRSASPEIKNKQLSKPGSPTDRRKLSRSTSSPRRSASKSISRRKLSRSKSPVRKREPVSPSERKKRRSKSRSPARRRSSQSRSAARRKHSRSKSRTRVRRSKSRSPARKRRSRSPNARGRRRSKSTERKKRSKSRSTGRRKRSRSGDRSRRSRSRSSDRRRRSRSRGRGRRPVFRSRSFDRRDRWKREPSHSPVLILRKQRRSGSRTRRSTSKTPPRLTELDKDQLLEIAKANAAAMCAKAGVPIPESLRPKAILQLPLPTPSPAPISLPLPLPLPMGMGMPNMPNMPNMGPMGIPNIPGMPSMSNITMSAAMASMTAATMTAALTNMGALAAMPPLAPLPTITNKPPPCLAPPQPSLNLDHIEEAKRKVTQQANIHTIKELTEKCKMIANSKEEMAIAKPHVSDDES